GAGTGATGATTCGCCTTTTTTCGGTTTGATGGCGTACAAGCAGAGGCTTTCGGCAATGAAATCGAGGTTTTCCTGTAGGTGCTCTTCACCCCATACGGTTTGGACAAACTCTTTTACACGAGCGGTGACATCGTCGTCGAACCAGTCGGAATCCATTAATGGCAGGATGCCATCTTCATCGGCTGGGAAGGTTTTGTAAGCACCTTCGGCGACTAATTCGGCAAAACCTTTGTTGCCTTCGTGAGCGTAGACTAAACCTTCGCGATCGAGAGAGTAGCGGCCCATTTGGCAGCCGATGATGTAAGAAATCAGCTCCCCAATCATTGCGGTTAAATTAATATAATCAGAACCACTAACAACATTAGATATAACATCCTCTCTAATGTCATAAATATTAATTAACTCAATGTTTATTTCATTCTCAATATCGGAAATACAATCCGCATGATTTTGACATGAGATAATATATTTATTTATAGAGTTAGATAGCACTTCATCTAATGCAGTATTAGATATAAAATTTGGTCTTTTAAAATCCCAAGATAATTCTTTATCATCCCAGCTCTGTTTGGATTTCATAACGGCTTCTTTACTGAGAGATATAACCTTTTCCATTTGAGTGCTATCACCCTCGATTACAGGTAACTTAGCGACGTCGCCCGGCTGCAGTGAAATTGTTGGGGTAATAGAATGAACGGTTAATTCAAATATTTTCGAATTAAGTATAGCTAATAGGTAAAGTCGCTTTTCTCCATCGATGAAAATTGAAGCTCCTTTGTTATCAAAGATAAACCCATTATCAAATAGACGAAATCCATAACCAGAGCTTGAGACCGTAGAAAATGTTATTCCAGGCTTGAAATAGTTACTTTCGTTTGCTACCACTGAGTGTGGTATGGCTTTTATTTGCTCACCACCGTCTTCCCAGTTAACAATGCTTTCATTCAACCCATACCATTTTAACGAACCACCACCTTTATTGTATGGACACCATTTTTTCTTATGCTCTGAAAAATCTTTTGCTGATGAGTATCCAAGCCCAATTTTATCAAAATTAACTTCAAACCAAGAGCGAACAAATTTTTCATTGTTTGTTGTAGTATTTCCCTGTCGAGGAATGGATATATTCCTCAAAGCTTCCCCTCTAAAAAAAACATCTATTATTGATGGTGTTAGCCAATACGCAACAGGTGCGCTTGGTATTTTTTTAAAGTCTTCTTGTAGAGTATTATCAAATCGATTTTCCCGCTCGAGCAAAACCGTCTTCTTCAGTTCCTCATTTCCTTCAATCAAACGGAAAAATACCGGCTGGTAGCGTTCAAAATGGTTATTACTCATCACCCATGCAGTAGTCTGGACCACTTCTCCAGAAATCTGCCCAAACGCCCGCGCCCCTAAATGTGCCATAGTGATAAAAGTTTTATTATCCAGCAGCCAACCGCGAAGCGCTTCATAGCTCGACAGGAACATCCATGACTGCATATTCACTTGCGCATTGAAACCATTCTCTTTGAGTAAAGAAAATGCATGCTGCATAAACATCGCAAACAAATCTGACTTGCTGTCCGGGAATTGTTTTTTAGCAAATTCTTTTAGCTCGCCATTCATCCCTTTCCCGCCCATATATGGCGGGTTCGCCACAACCGCATCGTAACGCTGCGCCAAAATCCACGCCTGCTGAATATACGGAATCAGCTCCGCCGCCGCTTCTTTCTGCGGGATATCACCCTCGACAGCCAGACGATACAACTCATCAAGAAGCCCTTTTAACGCCACTTCATCTTCATGTGGAACCTGAATCAGCGAACCCAGCGTTTTTGCGCTGGTAAATAACGCCAGCGTTCGCA
The sequence above is a segment of the Enterobacter hormaechei ATCC 49162 genome. Coding sequences within it:
- the pglX gene encoding BREX-1 system adenine-specific DNA-methyltransferase PglX, with amino-acid sequence MNTSNIKKYAPVARKQFRDAVMQKLTTLGIEADKKGNVQIAQATDLGDLVRYGQFSLDKSLISRRERLVKRAEKQGYEVLVEHIAYTWFNRFCAIRYMELHGYLDHGFRMLSHPTLAGGFEVLDHVPEVADALGLDTSRLVEMKLAGDRDEELYRELLLAQCHALHGAMPFLFEAVNDEIELVLPDNLTRTDSILRGLVDIIPEEDWEQVEVIGWLYQSYISEKKDDVIGKVVKSEDIPAATQLFTPNWIVQYLVQNSVGRQWLQTYPVSNLKGKMPYYIEPAEQTPEVQAQLAAITPSSIEPESIKVLDPACGSGHILTEAYNVLKAIYEERGYRTRDIPQLILENNIFGLDIDDRAAQLSGFAMLMLARQDDRRILGRGVRLNIVSLQESKLDIAELWTKLNFHQQVQRGTTSQMFPEEMTLANTDSAEYKLLMRTLALFTSAKTLGSLIQVPHEDEVALKGLLDELYRLAVEGDIPQKEAAAELIPYIQQAWILAQRYDAVVANPPYMGGKGMNGELKEFAKKQFPDSKSDLFAMFMQHAFSLLKENGFNAQVNMQSWMFLSSYEALRGWLLDNKTFITMAHLGARAFGQISGEVVQTTAWVMSNNHFERYQPVFFRLIEGNEELKKTVLLERENRFDNTLQEDFKKIPSAPVAYWLTPSIIDVFFRGEALRNISIPRQGNTTTNNEKFVRSWFEVNFDKIGLGYSSAKDFSEHKKKWCPYNKGGGSLKWYGLNESIVNWEDGGEQIKAIPHSVVANESNYFKPGITFSTVSSSGYGFRLFDNGFIFDNKGASIFIDGEKRLYLLAILNSKIFELTVHSITPTISLQPGDVAKLPVIEGDSTQMEKVISLSKEAVMKSKQSWDDKELSWDFKRPNFISNTALDEVLSNSINKYIISCQNHADCISDIENEINIELINIYDIREDVISNVVSGSDYINLTAMIGELISYIIGCQMGRYSLDREGLVYAHEGNKGFAELVAEGAYKTFPADEDGILPLMDSDWFDDDVTARVKEFVQTVWGEEHLQENLDFIAESLCLYAIKPKKGESSLDTIRRYLSTQFWKDHMKMYKKRPIYWLFSSGKEKAFECLVYLHRYNDATLSRMRTEYVVPLLARYQGNIDLVNDQLKSAESGAATTRLKKELDGFTKKFNELRNFDDRLRHYADRRITIDLDDGVKVNYGKFGDLLADVKAITGSTPQEA